In Aspergillus oryzae RIB40 DNA, chromosome 6, one genomic interval encodes:
- a CDS encoding uncharacterized protein (predicted protein) codes for MLSRSSRFATSCTRQHLYRQTRTPLRNARARYSTSTESGSSGTSPAVVGGIAGGAVTFLAGYVWYQFSGAKTIVQTANQTEAYFKEAKKKVAEKTPEPDEAFGWLRDTAKNYASFIPGAKGYVDTAFDDLERIRRNQGKEFDEIVRDAYNDLREVSKKGKLDVDTAVKVRDVLQKHFKRLYELAGDSAEDILDNHPELKEKLGGSFDRLKEMGSAYGPQAQEEVDKTWKQIKDIVSAGISTDTVEKIQKVAKEKEEKLRKLGDEAWKRGLDEAQPYLEKSPKIKEFIEKNTDALKKGNYSKIWDMVKESSSSGNTEDLEKYVKDLAGKAKESGFGNLDKLSNMVPGGSQILSQLQSLQNAAEKKGPEAEKLLKETINDLQGVLSEKVKKAEQLAEETKSESK; via the coding sequence ATGTTAAGCCGCAGCTCCAGATTCGCAACAAGCTGCACAAGACAGCACCTCTACCGCCAAACCAGAACCCCCCTTCGCAATGCACGCGCCCGCTACTCCACCTCCACAGAATCAGGCTCCTCGGGGACCTCCCCCGCCGTAGTGGGCGGAATCGCCGGTGGCGCCGTCACATTCCTGGCCGGATACGTCTGGTACCAATTCTCCGGGGCGAAGACGATCGTGCAGACTGCAAACCAAACAGAGGCGTATTTCaaggaggccaagaagaaggtcgctGAGAAGACTCCCGAGCCGGATGAGGCGTTCGGGTGGTTGAGAGATACGGCTAAGAATTATGCGTCGTTTATCCCCGGTGCGAAGGGGTATGTTGATACGGCGTTTGATGACCTAGAGCGTATCAGACGGAATCAGGGGAAGGAGTTTGATGAGATTGTTCGTGATGCGTATAATGATCTCCGAGAGGTGTCGAAGAAGGGGAAGCTTGATGTGGATACGGCGGTTAAGGTGAGGGATGTGTTGCAGAAGCATTTTAAGCGGTTGTATGAGCTTGCTGGGGATTCTGCGGAGGATATTCTCGATAATCATCCGgagttgaaggagaagcttggcGGGAGCTTTGATCGTTTGAAGGAGATGGGTAGTGCTTATGGTCCTCAGGCTCAGGAGGAGGTTGATAAGACTTGGAAGCAGATTAAGGATATTGTTTCTGCTGGTATCAGCACTGATACTGttgagaagatccagaaggtGGctaaggagaaggaggagaagcttcGGAAACTTGGTGATGAGGCTTGGAAGCGTGGTCTTGACGAGGCCCAGCCTTACCTCGAGAAGAGTCCGAAGATCAAGGAGTTCATTGAGAAGAACACtgatgccttgaagaaggggaaCTACTCGAAGATCTGGGATATGGTCAAGGAGAGTTCCTCCTCCGGAAACACTGAAGACTTGGAGAAGTACGTCAAGGATCTCGCCGGGAAGGCCAAGGAGAGCGGATTTGGCAATCTGGATAAACTATCCAACATGGTTCCTGGCGGTTCACAAATTCTTTCCCAATTGCAGTCTCTCCAGAATgcagcggagaagaagggcccggaggctgagaagcttCTCAAGGAGACTATCAATGACCTCCAGGGAGTTTTGTCcgagaaagtgaagaaggCGGAGCAGCTTgctgaagaaacaaagtctGAGAGCAAGTGA
- a CDS encoding putative importin beta-4 subunit (karyopherin (importin) beta 3) yields the protein MDQQRFLQQLQIVLNPAQGNVKEATGILQREFYNKPDSLVFLIQVATGHEDANLKQLAAVEARSLVNKHWVSVQASQKPQIREQLLRSTLGEGSSLVRHSIARVISAVAKVDLNDGEWAELPNFLIQAGNTGNKDERAVAIYILFTILETLGEGFEEKFQDLFNLFGKTIADPESEEVRTNTLLALGRLAMHLDSEEDVGPVKAFQQLIPSMVAVLKESIDQTQEDRVMQAFEVFQTILGCDPALLTVHLKDLVVFMNEISANTEVEEDTRTQAISFLMQCVQYRKLKVQAMRVGEQLTRTALHIVTELGDTSVLDDDITPARSALGLLDMLAQSLPPSQVVVPLLHSLGQYFNNSNPDYRRAGIMALGMCVEGAPDFISTQMKEIFPMVLQLLGDPEPKVRQASLHAVARLADDLAEDLSQEHERLMPLLFQNLASAMQEYKGEEDGPTIDIMKAGISAIDAVVDGLDEKDVAPYQGELVPILHKLFKHPDFRIKGLAAGALGSLASSAGDSFLPFFDESMHLLQEFATVKDSEEELDLRASVTDAMGEMAAAAGAERYQPYVEPLMRATEEALHLGHSRLKESTYIFWGAMSKVYAEHFSAFLDGVVKGLFACIEQDETDLEVSFGEAAKDLVGQEVTVGGRKVKVASADDDDEPVGEDGEIEDVDLEDEDGWDDITATTPLSLEKEIAVEVIGDLVTHTKSAYLPYFEKTIEMVLPLAEHPYEGVRKSTISTLHRSYAMLFAIAEENGQMAKWKPGLPLQVEPAKEVKKFGEILMTCTIRMWTEEDDRATVADINRNMAENLRYCGPSLISNETTLHNVITMVTDIITKKHPCQLEFSPEDDSLDAGEESSEFDWVVVDTGLDVVSGMAAALGESFAELWKVFEKTIIRYAGSTESLERATAVGVLAECINGMGAAVTPYTSAFMKLLVHRLGDEDPQTRSNAAYAVGRLVEHSTAPEIVKEFPTILGRLEACLHMDVSRLQDNATGCLSRMILKHRDSVPLKDVLPALIKLLPLKNDYEENDPLYRMICQLYKWEDPTIRELTPQFLPIFQSVLCGDEDQLEDERRAELVELVKWLNQMQPGAAPWAEQL from the exons ATGGATCAGCAAAGATTCCTGCAGCAGCTGCAGATCGTCCTGAACC CCGCCCAGGGAAATGTCAAGGAAGCGACGGGCATCCTCCAGCGCGAATTCTATAACAAGCCGGACTctctggtcttcctcatccagGTCGCTACTGGTCATGAGGACGCAAACCTCAAGCAGCTGGCCGCCGTCGAGGCTCGCTCGTTGGTGAACAAGCACTGGGTTTCTGTGCAAGCCAGCCAGAAGCCTCAGATCCGTGAGCAGCTGCTCCGTTCCACCCTTGGCGAGGGCTCTTCCCTTGTTCGTCACTCAATTGCTCGTGTGATCTCGGCTGTTGCCAAGGTTGACCTGAATGATGGCGAATGGGCCGAACTGCCCAACTTCTTGATCCAGGCCGGCAACACCGGCAACAAGGACGAGCGTGCCGTGGCTATCTACATCCTGTTTACTATTCTGGAGACTCTGGGCGAGGGATTCGAGGAGAAGTTCCAGGATCTCTTCAACCTGTTCGGCAAGACCATTGCCGACCCCGAGAGCGAGGAAGTCCGTACCAACACCCTTCTGGCTCTTGGCAGACTTGCCATGCACCTTGACTCCGAGGAGGATGTGGGCCCTGTGAAGGCTTTCCAGCAATTGATCCCCTCCATGGTCGCTGTCCTCAAGGAGTCGATCGATCAGACACAGGAGGACCGTGTGATGCAGGCTTTCGAAGTCTTCCAGACTATCCTAGGCTGTGATCCGGCGCTCTTGACTGTGCATCTCAAGGACCTTGTTGTGTTCATGAACGAGATCTCCGCCAACAcagaggttgaggaggacaCCCGTACCCAGGCCATCAGCTTCCTGATGCAGTGTGTCCAGTACCGCAAGCTCAAGGTGCAGGCTATGCGTGTCGGTGAGCAACTCACTCGCACTGCTCTGCACATCGTCACCGAGCTGGGCGATACCTCGGTcctcgatgatgatattaCCCCGGCTCGCTCTGCTCTGGGGCTGCTCGATATGCTGGCTCAGAGCCTGCCTCCTAGCCAGGTCGTCGTGCCCCTCCTTCACTCTTTGGGTCAGTActtcaacaacagcaacccCGACTATCGTCGTGCTGGTATCATGGCCCTGGGCATGTGTGTTGAGGGTGCCCCCGACTTCATCAGCACTCAAATGAAGGAGATCTTCCCCATGGTTCTCCAGCTCTTGGGAGACCCCGAGCCCAAGGTTCGTCAGGCCTCGCTGCATGCTGTGGCCCGTCTTGCCGACGACCTTGCCGAGGACCTGAGCCAGGAGCACGAGAGGCTTATGCCCTTGCTGTTCCAGAACCTCGCCAGCGCCATGCAAGAGTACaagggcgaggaggatggcCCCACCATTGATATTATGAAGGCCGGTATCAGTGCCATTGACGCCGTCGTCGACGGCcttgatgagaaggatgttGCTCCTTACCAGGGTGAATTGGTTCCCATTTTGCACAAGCTGTTCAAGCACCCCGACTTCAGAATCAAGGGCTTGGCTGCTGGCGCCCTCGGCTCCCTGGCCTCCTCCGCCGGTGACTCCTTCCTGCCATTCTTCGACGAGTCTATGCACCTGCTGCAGGAGTTTGCCACCGTCAAGGACagcgaggaggagcttgaccTGCGCGCGAGCGTGACTGACGCCATGGGCGAGATGGCTGCAGCTGCCGGTGCTGAGCGTTACCAGCCCTACGTCGAGCCCCTCATGCGTGCGACCGAAGAGGCTCTGCACCTTGGTCACTCCCGCCTTAAGGAGAGCACTTACATCTTCTGGGGTGCTATGTCCAAGGTCTACGCTGAGCACTTCTCTGCATTCCTTGATGGCGTCGTCAAGGGTCTCTTTGCTTGCATCGAGCAGGATGAGACTGATCTTGAGGTCTCTTTCGGCGAGGCTGCGAAGGACTTGGTTGGCCAGGAGGTGACTGTCGGTGGCCGCAAGGTCAAGGTTGCCAGCgctgacgatgatgatgagcctGTTGGCGAGGACGGTGAGATTGAGGAcgtcgatcttgaagatgaggatggatGGGATGACATCACTGCCACCACTCCTTTGTCTctcgagaaggagatcgccGTTGAGGTCATTGGTGATCTGGTTACCCACACCAAGTCCGCCTACCTGCCCTACTTCGAGAAGACCATCGAGATGGTCCTGCCCCTTGCTGAGCATCCTTACGAAGGTGTTCGCAAGAGCACTATCAGCACCCTCCACCGCTCCTACGCCATGCTCTTCGCCATTGCTGAGGAGAATGGCCAGATGGCCAAGTGGAAGCCTGGCCTGCCTCTCCAGGTCGAGCCTGCCAAGGAGGTCAAGAAGTTTGGTGAAATCCTCATGACTTGCACCATCCGCATGTGGACTGAGGAAGATGATCG GGCTACCGTCGCCGACATCAACCGCAACATGGCTGAGAATTTGCGCTACTGCGGTCCCTCTCTCATCTCCAACGAGACTACCCTTCATAATGTCATCACCATGGTCACCGACATCATCACGAAGAAGCACCCTTGCCAGCTTGAGTTCAGCCCCGAGGACGACTCCCTCGATGCCGGCGAAGAGTCTTCTGAGTTTGACTGGGTCGTTGTTGACACTGGTCTCGACGTTGTTTCTGGTATGGCTGCTGCCCTCGGCGAGAGCTTTGCCGAGCTCTGGAAGGTGTTCGAGAAGACTATCATCCGTTACGCCGGCAGCACCGAGTCTCTTGAGCGTGCCACCGCTGTGGGTGTTCTCGCCGAGTGCATCAACGGCATGGGTGCTGCTGTGACCCCATACACCTCTGCCTTCATGAAGTTGCTGGTTCACCgccttggtgatgaggatccTCAGACCCGCTCCAACGCTGCTTATGCCGTTGGCCGTCTCGTCGAGCACTCCACCGCTCCTGAGATCGTCAAGGAGTTCCCCACCATCCTTGGCCGTCTCGAGGCTTGCTTGCACATGGACGTTTCTCGTCTTCAGGACAATGCCACTGGCTGTCTCAGCCGCATGATCCTTAAGCACCGTGACAGCGTTCCCCTCAAGGACGTCCTGCCTGCCCTTATCAAGCTCCTCCCCTTGAAGAACGACTACGAGGAGAACGACCCCTTGTACCGCATGATCTGTCAGCTGTACAAGTGGGAAGACCCCACCATCCGCGAGCTTACCCCTCAATTCCTGCCCATCTTCCAGTCTGTCCTCTGCGGCGACGAGGATCAGCTCGAGGACGAGCGCCGCGCCGAGCTCGTCGAGCTTGTCAAGTGGCTGAACCAGATGCAGCCCGGTGCTGCTCCTTGGGCTGAGCAGCTGTAA
- a CDS encoding uncharacterized protein (predicted protein): MNWNEIQDSMEAMSGILMDVDRIDVLELLIVDKQHEHYLACMAARIHLKIPWYNVLREPGKPLLLHGIEQLERLPWLGCLRIVGHMGLLLRFPEDRAYLEGFAKGKKPAGLGDKNEHKPVVQVLMPEGMDSDES, translated from the coding sequence ATGAACTGGAACGAGATACAAGACAGTATGGAGGCAATGTCTGGGATCTTGATGGATGTGGACCGTATCGATGTCCTAGAGCTACTTATAGTAGACAAGCAGCATGAGCATTATCTGGCTTGCATGGCAGCAAGAATTCATCTCAAGATACCGTGGTATAATGTACTCCGGGAACCGGGGAAACCACTCCTACTACATGGCATTGAGCAGCTAGAGCGACTGCCATGGTTGGGCTGTTTACGGATTGTGGGGCATATGGGATTGCTGCTACGCTTTCCTGAGGATAGGGCTTATCTAGAAGGTTTTGCGAAAGGCAAGAAACCAGCTGGACTAGGAGATAAGAATGAGCACAAACCTGTTGTTCAAGTGCTGATGCCAGAAGGGATGGATTCTGATGAAAGCTAG
- a CDS encoding putative 2-hydroxychromene-2-carboxylate isomerase (predicted protein), with amino-acid sequence MCESPPAGFPFPTAEVQSILLVLSERYPEKIAEVVERLYRGLWGDGDSGIVTTDGFMGVLGDVFGEVVAGEILCSSQDSETKLRLTENTQKAVDTGAFGLPWIECVNAQGEKECFWGVDHMERVVEFLGFERADSKWGF; translated from the exons ATGTGTGAATCTCCACCAGCCGGGTTTCCCTTCCCGACTGCTGAGGTCCAGAGCATACTACTTGTCCTCAGTGAGCGGTATCCAGAGAAGATAGCTGAGGTAGTGGAGAGATTGTATCGGGGACTTTGGGGAGATGGAGATTCTGGTATTGTGACGACTGATGGGTTTATGGGTGTTTTGGGAGATGTGTTTGGTGAGGTGGTTGCGGGGGAGATCTTATGTTCT TCCCAAGACTCAGAAACCAAACTCCGTCTGACAGAAAACACCCAAAAAGCAGTCGATACCGGAGCATTCGGATTACCCTGGATCGAGTGTGTGAATGCCCAAGGTGAGAAAGAATGTTTCTGGGGCGTGGATCATATGGAGCGTGTGGTTGAATTCTTGGGCTTCGAGAGGGCGGATTCAAAATGGGGATTCTGA
- the ncr1 gene encoding sphingolipid transporter NCR1 (cholesterol transport protein (Niemann-Pick C disease protein)), translating to MLTLENFFNIFCTFTCSPDQSLFLNVTETEPSSSGKSLVTELDNIWSEEYQSGFYESCKNVKNGASGGKAMDFIGGGAKDYTHFLKFLGDKKLLGSPFQINFKTEPAGPDPQGMHPLPIKPKACNDSDEAFRCSCVDCPDVCPQLPAVETDKQCHVGLLPCLSFAVILIYSVFLLFVVALSSYFTYKERRHRKPERVRLLQDPTPSDDEDEGDIVHAGGYLEQPKGVYKLNSVLDSVFSQIGGTCARFPAVTIVSSIIAVGLLSLGWLRFAVETDPVRLWVSPTSAAFQEKQYFDANFGPFYRAEQAFLVNDSGPVLTYDTLSWWFDVESRVRRMISLDRGIILDDICFKPTGDVCVVQSVTGYFGGSMYNLDPDTWKERVRHCAESPGDVNCLPEFGQPLKPEMILGGYEESGDVFDARALIATWVVNNHAQGTENEANAIDWEDSFKGILGVVQEEAKERGLRVSFSAEISVEQELNKSSNTDAKIVVISYIIMFIYASLALGSVTVTWKSLLTNPANALVQSKFTLGIVGIAIVLMSVSASVGLFSATGVKATLIIAEVIPFLVLAVGVDNIFLIVHEFERINVSHPDEEIDERLARAAGRIGPSIFLSSLTETVAFALGAFVGMPAVKNFAVYAAGAVFINAVLQITMFISVLALNQRRVESLRADCFPCITVRKAHSGMSEDQVFDDQDGESFLQKIIRKVYATFLLNRKVKAVVVIVFLGLFTAGLALIPEVRLGLDQRIALPSDSYLIQYFDDLNNYFLSGPPVYFVTRNVNVTARSHQQQLCGRFTTCEEFSLPFVLEQESKRPEVSYISGSTASWIDDFFYWLNPQQDCCKEHGQLCFEDRNPAWNISLYGMPEGEEFVHYAKKWIEAPTDASCPLGGKAPYSTALVLDSKRIMTNASHFRTTHTPLRTQDDFINSYKSARRIAQGISAEHGIDVFPYSKTYIFFDQYISIVQLTGILLGSAVAIIFLLTSVILGSVATGAVVTATVVMTVVDIIGSMAISGVSLNAVSLVNLVICVGIGVEFCAHIARAFMFPSRVILDKVPTKFRGKDARAWTALVNVGGSVFSGITVTKLLGVCVLAFTRSKIFEIYYFRVWLALILFAATHALIFLPVALSYFGGEGYADPGSDGGLEENLASRGYRSLLVDDDYDSDGY from the exons AgaatttcttcaacatcttctgTACTTTCACCTGCTCTCCGGACCagtctctctttctcaatGTGACGGAGACCGAACCCTCCAGCTCAGGAAAGTCCTTAGTGACCGAACTGGACAACATTTGGTCGGAGGAATACCAGAGTGGATTCTATGAAAGCTGTAAGAACGTGAAGAATGGAGCATCAGGTGGTAAAGCGATGGACTtcatcggcggcggcgcaAAGGATTATACGCATTTTCTTAAGTTTCTGGGAGACAAGAAGCTTTTGGGTAGCCCCTTTCAGATAAATTTCAAAACCGAGCCCGCTGGTCCGGACCCTCAGGGAATGCATCCTCTACCCATCAAGCCCAAGGCATGCAATGACTCAGATGAAGCCTTCCGTTGCTCCTGCGTGGACTGCCCCGATGTATGTCCACAGCTGCCCGCAGTGGAAACAGACAAGCAATGCCATGTGGGCCTTTTGCCTTGTCTGTCTTTCGCTGTTATTCTGATCTACTCTGTGTTTCTGCTATTCGTTGTGGCTCTTTCGAGTTACTTCACGTATAAAGAACGGCGCCACCGCAAACCTGAACGGGTCCGACTTCTTCAGGACCCGACGCCgagcgacgatgaagacgaaggcGATATTGTTCACGCTGGAGGCTACCTCGAGCAGCCCAAAGGTGTTTATAAGCTGAACTCCGTGTTGGATAGTGTCTTCAGCCAGATTGGTGGCACATGCGCCCGGTTCCCCGCGGTTACTATTGTGTCTAGCATTATAGCAGTGGGCTTGTTGAGCCTGGGCTGGTTGAGGTTCGCTGTAGAGACCGACCCAGTGCGGCTGTGGGTGAGCCCTACGTCAGCAGCCTTCCAGGAAAAGCAATACTTCGACGCCAATTTTGGCCCCTTCTATCGTGCGGAACAAGCTTTTCTTGTCAATGACAGTGGCCCCGTTCTTACATATGATACCTTGAGTTGGTGGTTCGATGTCGAGTCCCGAGTCCGGCGGATGATATCACTCGACCGTGGGATTATTCTGGATGATATCTGCTTCAAACCTACAGGTGACGTCTGTGTGGTTCAGTCTGTGACGGGTTATTTTGGGGGTTCGATGTACAACCTCGACCCGGACACTTGGAAAGAACGTGTGAGGCATTGTGCCGAATCTCCGGGTGATGTAAATTGTCTTCCAGAGTTCGGGCAGCCTCTCAAACCAGAAATGATTTTGGGCGGCTATGAAGAGTCGGGAGATGTGTTTGACGCTCGAGCACTGATCGCCACTTGGGTGGTTAACAACCATGCCCAAGGGACCGAAAACGAAGCGAATGCGATCGACTGGGAAGACAGCTTCAAGGGCATTCTCGGTGTTGTCCAAGAGGAGGCCAAGGAGCGTGGTTTGCGCGTGTCTTTCAGCGCCGAAATTAGCGTTGAGCAAGAGCTCAACAAATCGAGTAACACCGATGCAAAGATCGTCGTCATCAGCTATATTATCATGTTCATATACGCATCCTTGGCTTTAGGCTCGGTCACTGTGACGTGGAAATCTTTACTTACGAACCCCGCGAACGCTCTTGTCCAGTCCAAGTTCACCTTGGGCATTGTGGGAATTGCTATCGTCTTGATGTCTGTTTCCGCTTCTGTCGGCCTATTCTCCGCGACAGGTGTCAAGGCAACCTTAATCATCGCAGAGGTCATTCCGTTCTTGGTTTTGGCTGTCGGCGTCGATAATATCTTTTTGATTGTTCATGAATTCGAACGGATCAACGTCAGCCACCctgatgaagagatcgacGAGCGACTCGCTCGGGCTGCGGGCCGGATTGGTCCTAGtatcttcttgtcctcccTTACCGAAACGGTAGCTTTCGCTCTGGGTGCTTTTGTTGGAATGCCGGCCGTCAAGAACTTCGCCGTCTACGCCGCGGGGGCGGTTTTCATCAACGCCGTTTTGCAGATCACTATGTTTATATCTGTGCTTGCGTTGAACCAGAGACGTGTGGAAAGCCTTCGCGCGGATTGCTTCCCATGCATCACGGTCCGCAAAGCGCATTCTGGAATGTCCGAAGACCAAGTCTTCGATGatcaagatggagaaagcttTCTGCAGAAGATTATTCGCAAGGTCTACGCCACCTTCCTCCTCAATCGTAAGGTCAAGGCTGTCGTCGTCATTGTATTCCTTGGGCTTTTCACCGCTGGCTTGGCCCTCATTCCAGAGGTGAGGCTTGGCTTGGATCAGCGTATCGCGCTACCCAGTGACTCTTACCTCATCCAATATTTTGACGACTTGAACAATTACTTTTTAAGCGGCCCGCCGGTGTATTTCGTGACGCGTAATGTGAACGTCACGGCGCGTAGCCATCAGCAGCAGCTTTGCGGTCGGTTCACGACTTGTGAAGAGTTCTCATTGCCATTCGTATTGGAACAGGAGTCTAAACGGCCAGAGGTGTCTTATATCTCAGGGTCGACCGCTAGCTGGATTGACGATTTCTTCTACTGGCTTAACCCCCAGCAGGACTGCTGCAAGGAACATGGCCAGCTTTGCTTCGAAGACAGGAATCCAGCGTGGAACATTTCCCTCTACGGTATGCCTGAAGGCGAGGAGTTTGTCCACTACGCGAAGAAATGGATTGAAGCGCCTACAGACGCATCCTGTCCGCTGGGAGGGAAAGCTCCATACAGCACTGCTCTTGTCCTCGACTCAAAGCGAATCATGACCAACGCCAGCCATTTTAGAACGACACATACACCTCTCCGGACGCAGGATGATTTTATTAACTCTTACAAATCGGCCCGTCGCATTGCGCAGGGTATCTCCGCAGAGCATGGTATCGATGTGTTCCCCTACTCGAAGACGTACATTTTCTTTGACCAGTACATTTCCATCGTTCAGCTTACGGGTATCCTACTCGGATCTGCTGTtgccatcatctttctcCTGACCTCCGTCATTCTAGGCTCCGTCGCTACGGGGGCCGTGGTGACTGCCACCGTTGTGATGACAGTGGTTGATATCATTGGCTCGATGGCCATCTCCGGGGTGTCGCTGAATGCTGTCTCCCTAGTGAACTTGGTCATTTGTGTTGGTATTGGGGTCGAGTTTTGTGCGCATATCGCTCGCGCGTTTATGTTCCCATCTCGGGTGATCTTAGACAAGGTGCCCACTAAGTTCCGCGGCAAAGACGCTCGGGCCTGGACTGCGTTGGTCAATGTGGGAGGTAGTGTTTTCAGTGGCATCACTGTGACTAAATTGCTCGGGGTCTGTGTGTTAGCCTTTACCCGCAGCAAGATTTTCGAGATTTACTATTTCCGGGTCTGGTTGGCGTTGATCTTGTTCGCGGCTACCCATGCgctcatcttcttgcctgTAGCCCTGAGCTATTTCGGAGGAGAGG GATATGCCGACCCCGGCTCTGATGGTGGCCTTGAGGAGAACCTTGCATCCCGGGGTTATCGCTCTCTgctggttgatgatgattaCGACTCGGACGGATATTAG
- a CDS encoding uncharacterized protein (predicted protein) → MSFYTNTRQEDNEQYDVSFEIGGRQIDGFPTPCSNLRAGGLVYLRGHPCEITDIHTSPASRSVVQIVGFDIHTGQFMDDQYPLRETVFVPRINNHTPSSSGRSQVSRASSRGSGSQMVPRSRQSSNAGQYLK, encoded by the exons ATGTCCTTCTACACCAACACCCGTCAGGAAGACAATGAGCAGTACGACGTGTCCTTCGAAATCGGCGGTCGACAGATAGATGGTTTCCCCACACCATGCTCTAATCTGAGAGCTGGTGGGCTTGTCTACCTCCGAGGCCACCCTTGCGAGATCACGGACATCCACACTTCCCCAGCCAGCCGGTCCGTGGTCCAGATTGTCGGGTTCGATATCCACACCGGACAATTCATGGACGACCAATACCCTCTCCGCGAAACTGTCTTTGTCCCTCGCATCAACAATCACACTCCG TCCTCGAGTGGCCGCAGCCAAGTGAGCAGAGCGAGTTCCAGAGGCTCTGGTAGCCAGATGGTCCCTAGGTCTCGCCAGTCCAGCAATGCTGGACAATACCTCAAGTGA
- a CDS encoding PSME3-interacting protein (predicted protein), giving the protein MSSGFVSAGTDQEPVERDDEWLRVQQELEEERRRKAELGKQADGKSLYEVLQQNKNSIMESTRAQEAAVKKETAEQLEAFRRHREEAEKVALEEGTADVTPAAEGEDWKIPARKRRRDKKDLLFPGKKRKSTAEVAGETLSTGEQKVNQKDREPGKVDKQSVSIPAEAVKAEKSQPSVSAASSVNPVRPGNAKVAVPEQTEKKPAAKPAPIALGLSGYSSDSE; this is encoded by the exons ATGTCCTCCGGATTCGTATCAGCCGGAACAGACCAAGAACCGGTAGAACGCGACGATGAATGGCTCCGCGTCCAAcaagagctggaggaggaacgacGACGCAAGGCAGAATTAGGCAAGCAAGCCGACGGCAAAAGTCTCTACGAAGTGCTACAGCAGAACAAAA ACTCGATTATGGAGTCGACGCGCGCGCAGGAGGCCGCTGTCAAGAAGGAGACTGCGGAGCAGCTTGAGGCTTTCCGGAGACACAgggaggaggcggagaaggttGCGCTTGAGGAGGGGACTGCCGATGTTACTCCTGCCGCTGAGGGGGAGGATTGGAAGATCCCTGCGCGTaagaggaggagggataAGAAGGACCTTTTGTTTCCGGgaaagaagcgcaagtcTACTGCTGAAGTTGCGGGAGAAACTCTGTCGACTGGAGAGCAGAAGGTGAATCAAAAGGACAGGGAACCCGGAAAAGTTGATAAACAGTCTGTTTCGATTCCGGCTGAGGCTGTTAAAGCTGAAAAGTCACAGCCATCTGTGAGCGCAGCGAGTTCAGTCAATCCCGTACGGCCCGGCAATGCGAAGGTGGCGGTACCTGAACAGACTGAGAAGAAGCCAGCGGCCAAGCCAGCCCCGATAGCTCTTGGCTTGTCTGGCTACAGTTCCGACTCTGAGTAA